From Kamptonema formosum PCC 6407, a single genomic window includes:
- a CDS encoding c-type cytochrome has translation MDNQLASNEIQHLVKRIALIALVVSLVSLIAILGIRHFQAADPYIKTVLSMNGNPIQGQAIFQMNCAGCHAWHLNSQIGPNLHGVSQRKSESRLIEQVISGQTPPMPQFQPSPQEMADLLSYLEQI, from the coding sequence TTGGATAACCAGCTCGCTAGCAATGAAATTCAACACCTGGTCAAGCGGATCGCTTTGATTGCTCTAGTGGTTTCGCTGGTAAGTCTTATAGCGATTTTAGGCATAAGACATTTTCAGGCCGCAGATCCCTACATCAAAACCGTTTTGTCCATGAATGGCAATCCCATTCAAGGTCAAGCCATTTTTCAAATGAATTGTGCCGGTTGTCACGCATGGCATCTCAACAGTCAGATAGGCCCAAACTTACACGGTGTCTCCCAGCGTAAGTCTGAGAGCCGTCTGATCGAGCAAGTAATCAGCGGACAAACCCCTCCCATGCCTCAGTTTCAGCCAAGTCCCCAAGAAATGGCAGACCTACTGAGCTATCTGGAGCAAATTTAA
- the petG gene encoding cytochrome b6-f complex subunit V, with translation MVEPLLSGIVLGLIAVTLLGLFFAAYQQYKRGDQLGINK, from the coding sequence GTGGTAGAACCGCTGCTTTCAGGTATTGTCTTGGGTTTGATTGCCGTCACCTTGCTGGGGCTATTTTTCGCTGCCTATCAGCAATACAAGCGTGGCGATCAGTTAGGCATTAATAAATAG
- the rsmD gene encoding 16S rRNA (guanine(966)-N(2))-methyltransferase RsmD gives MTLRIHGNRQLKTLPGLLTRPTLGRVREAVFNIWQGTIDGCRWLDLCAGSGSMGAEALCRGAKEAIAIEKSAKACTIIRQNWQQVANSSQQFQILRGDAIAELHKLAGQQFDRIYFDPPYASDLYQPVLEAIATQQMLAEYGEIAVEHSPELETIEPLPPLEICRQKVYGNTALTFYRPA, from the coding sequence ATGACTCTCAGAATTCACGGCAACCGTCAACTTAAAACTCTACCCGGACTTCTCACCCGCCCGACTTTGGGGCGAGTACGAGAGGCCGTTTTCAATATTTGGCAAGGCACTATTGACGGATGCCGATGGCTAGATTTGTGTGCCGGTAGCGGGTCAATGGGTGCTGAAGCACTGTGTCGGGGGGCCAAAGAAGCGATCGCGATCGAAAAGTCCGCCAAAGCTTGCACCATCATTCGCCAAAATTGGCAGCAAGTAGCCAACTCTTCCCAGCAATTCCAGATCCTTCGGGGAGATGCGATCGCAGAACTGCATAAGCTAGCCGGACAGCAGTTTGACCGAATTTACTTCGATCCGCCCTACGCCAGCGACTTGTACCAACCAGTGTTAGAAGCGATCGCTACCCAACAAATGTTAGCCGAGTACGGCGAAATAGCAGTAGAACACAGCCCCGAACTAGAGACAATAGAACCATTACCGCCCTTGGAAATTTGCAGGCAGAAAGTCTATGGCAATACAGCCTTGACTTTCTACCGTCCCGCATAA
- the hisH gene encoding imidazole glycerol phosphate synthase subunit HisH, with product MSVIAVVDYDMGNLHSVCKGLEKVGATPHVTDSPKEIDRADAVVLPGVGSFDPAVQHLRSRGLVEPIKAAIASGKPFLGICLGLQILFESSEEGTEPGLGIVAGTVRRFHSEPGLTIPHMGWNQLQFNQPDIPLWQSLSANNWVYFVHSYYVDPVDSRVCAASTTHGTQTVTAAIAQGNLMAVQFHPEKSSATGLQILSNFVSQVRVTVNS from the coding sequence ATGTCTGTGATTGCAGTAGTAGACTACGATATGGGCAATTTGCACTCAGTCTGCAAAGGCTTGGAGAAAGTGGGTGCAACGCCTCATGTCACTGATTCGCCGAAGGAAATCGATCGAGCAGATGCAGTGGTTTTGCCCGGTGTGGGTTCGTTTGACCCCGCCGTACAGCATTTGCGATCGCGCGGCTTAGTCGAACCAATTAAAGCCGCGATCGCATCTGGTAAACCATTCTTAGGCATCTGTCTGGGTTTGCAAATATTGTTTGAAAGTTCCGAAGAAGGCACAGAACCAGGGTTAGGAATTGTCGCCGGTACTGTACGCAGGTTTCATTCGGAACCAGGGCTGACAATTCCTCACATGGGATGGAACCAACTACAATTTAATCAGCCAGATATCCCTTTGTGGCAAAGTTTATCAGCAAATAATTGGGTTTATTTCGTCCATTCTTACTATGTCGATCCTGTCGATTCGAGGGTGTGCGCTGCAAGTACAACTCACGGTACTCAAACTGTGACAGCCGCGATCGCCCAAGGTAATTTGATGGCCGTACAATTTCATCCAGAAAAGTCTTCTGCTACAGGCTTACAAATTCTATCAAACTTTGTTAGCCAAGTCAGGGTGACAGTTAACAGTTAA
- a CDS encoding pyroglutamyl-peptidase I family protein yields the protein MTINILLTSFDTWLPHQPSNASDDLLAKVAEIESLPYALTFLRKLPVDPKFGPKQAIAKIDELQPDLIICCGMAESRKILTVESTAISEGEILQTTIPLSSLVANLTLTEISDDAGKFVCEALYYSVLKHIKKKRLQSQCIFIHVPILTEENIEIILKDFLLIMDFCNEHSKIKLIS from the coding sequence ATGACGATAAACATTCTGCTCACCTCTTTTGACACTTGGCTACCCCATCAGCCGTCTAATGCTTCGGACGATTTACTGGCAAAGGTTGCGGAAATAGAATCTTTGCCTTACGCGCTAACTTTTTTAAGAAAACTGCCCGTCGATCCAAAGTTCGGGCCGAAACAAGCGATCGCTAAAATTGACGAATTACAGCCCGATTTAATTATTTGCTGTGGCATGGCGGAATCGCGTAAAATTTTAACTGTAGAATCTACTGCTATTTCTGAGGGCGAAATCCTACAAACAACTATCCCACTGTCAAGCCTAGTTGCAAATTTAACTTTAACTGAAATTAGCGATGATGCAGGTAAATTTGTTTGCGAAGCTCTATATTATTCAGTCTTAAAACATATAAAAAAGAAGAGATTGCAAAGTCAATGTATATTTATCCATGTCCCGATTCTGACAGAAGAAAACATTGAAATAATTCTCAAAGATTTTTTATTGATTATGGACTTTTGTAATGAACACAGTAAAATCAAACTTATTTCTTAG
- a CDS encoding ArsB/NhaD family transporter, producing the protein MILAIFLLTLAIAIWQPRGLGIGFSALGGAIATLTTGAIALQNLPAARVILGNNTLTLAALLALNWILEQTGALRWLALRAAGWNLNRGRLLFLMLGLATVVASILLTNCGATLTLTPFVFEILALLGFRRKPTFAFAIATGFIADVASLAFTSSNLVNTIAASYADISATRYASVMIPVSGVAIAASFAVFLFYFWSDIPPTYPSFDLVRTAFKPAIEPHFSPKKQEIKEPEALPSAQEKINSNQPEKETIKVDATVYFDPISGFSYTNSSLPLRSFAPLVRSLSPFTKFLNSTSVQIILFSWGMYIIALGLGNSGLITTIGLISAQFAQWGLFLSIISTGFLATIFAAVTNNLPAVLIHTLAIQSTYIIPPDIQEGMVYASVIGCALGAKITPIGSLSTLLWLNILKCRGCDIKWSQYFRLNVILTLPVLFLTLLALAIWFPLLLS; encoded by the coding sequence TTGATTTTAGCCATTTTCTTGCTTACCCTCGCGATCGCCATCTGGCAACCAAGAGGATTAGGCATTGGTTTTAGTGCTTTAGGGGGAGCGATCGCCACCTTAACAACTGGCGCGATCGCGTTACAAAATCTCCCCGCCGCCAGAGTAATTCTCGGCAACAACACCCTGACTTTGGCGGCTTTGCTCGCTTTAAACTGGATTCTCGAACAAACCGGGGCCCTACGCTGGTTAGCACTCCGTGCGGCTGGCTGGAATTTGAACAGAGGTAGGCTACTATTTTTAATGCTGGGACTGGCGACTGTAGTTGCCAGTATCTTACTGACTAACTGCGGCGCAACGCTGACTCTCACCCCCTTTGTCTTTGAAATCCTCGCTTTGCTTGGTTTTCGCCGGAAACCAACCTTTGCTTTTGCGATCGCCACAGGTTTTATTGCTGACGTTGCTAGTTTGGCTTTCACCTCCAGCAATTTAGTGAATACCATCGCTGCGAGTTATGCCGACATTTCCGCGACACGCTACGCTTCAGTCATGATACCTGTCAGTGGAGTCGCGATCGCCGCCAGTTTCGCCGTTTTCTTGTTCTATTTTTGGTCTGATATCCCCCCCACCTACCCATCCTTCGACTTAGTTAGAACAGCTTTTAAACCAGCTATTGAGCCTCATTTCTCCCCAAAAAAACAGGAGATTAAAGAACCAGAAGCTTTGCCATCGGCACAAGAGAAAATAAATAGTAACCAACCTGAAAAAGAGACAATAAAAGTTGACGCTACAGTTTATTTCGATCCTATAAGCGGTTTCTCCTATACGAATTCATCCCTACCACTGCGGTCTTTTGCCCCGCTCGTCCGCTCCTTATCTCCCTTCACTAAATTCCTCAACTCTACCTCCGTACAAATTATTTTATTTAGCTGGGGGATGTATATAATCGCGCTCGGCTTGGGTAATTCTGGCTTAATAACTACAATCGGATTAATCTCAGCACAGTTCGCCCAATGGGGATTATTTCTATCTATAATTAGCACGGGATTTTTAGCGACAATATTTGCCGCCGTTACTAATAATTTACCTGCTGTCTTAATTCACACATTAGCCATTCAATCTACCTATATTATCCCTCCCGATATCCAAGAAGGTATGGTTTACGCCTCTGTCATTGGGTGCGCTCTGGGTGCTAAAATTACTCCGATTGGCAGTTTATCGACCCTACTTTGGCTCAATATCTTGAAGTGCCGAGGCTGCGACATAAAATGGAGTCAATATTTTCGTCTCAATGTAATTTTGACTTTACCTGTTTTGTTTCTTACTCTCTTAGCTTTGGCGATTTGGTTTCCGTTGTTATTATCTTGA
- a CDS encoding tetratricopeptide repeat protein, translating into MKQKHPKFALVLAGNAVLSTLLLSVGVAFAQPTSPNAAETTQTKPISTGERRELEQLREQKRILERTQAENLRNFSRTTLLFNVVLGAFVLLLAAAIAVLFLLRRAVMFEIASMARSQLNELKGLDKRIAEANQTVQGILLKAEEIETDLEREESNFHEELAVKKEKTSKLFSQVQADVGEETKYGLDKLKKSEVEFGARLAEIQENIQNQQDLILQNLEKLSSQFAPQLLDMQSEVQGQKNTVLQTMKQTEAEFASQYSEIQINAEKQQNLILQNLKQAESGLSAKLAEISVNAEKQQDLILQNLKQAQSELSIKLAQIPVNVERQQDFILENLKKQESDLTQCLEKLKVDSEQKVRLFHAEAIKHQERLGREITAQLSELQLEIKKQMLLVSKNLKDVETEFTTFVSDSQAGIKQNQAQTFQDLENLQSSAKAQLSTLMSEIQGGKNLALQNLEQLETEITAVLTELETQVQARKDLTIQNLEQSQGDLVAQLSEILSETQTHKAQIWQEIADSSPTTIAEAVIPEVTVKIQGLNEQIERLKSNHPELFLNVEDYINEGNSLLSQGRYNEVISNCDRALEIKQNCPEIWYQRGLAQWELQQFEEAKAAFDRAIELKTDDANIWYHRGITLKELRRYEAAIADFNQVLEIQPQDSKAWLHRGLALAKLKRAEDAIASFDKAIEINPDYREAWVNRGVALGTLQQEEEAFKSFDRAVHVEPDDAVAWLNRGLALGVLERYEEAIASFDKSIELNYESYKAWNSRGEILVKLERDNEAIESFDRAIKIKSDFANAYYNKAICYALQQEVDLAVENLEHAIARNPQYRIEATTEPDFEFIAEDDRFWDLIEAE; encoded by the coding sequence ATGAAACAAAAGCATCCCAAATTCGCTTTAGTATTGGCAGGTAATGCCGTTCTTTCAACGCTTTTATTGTCTGTGGGTGTTGCTTTTGCTCAACCCACCTCCCCAAATGCTGCTGAAACAACTCAGACAAAACCCATTTCTACTGGGGAACGACGGGAACTCGAACAATTGCGAGAACAAAAGCGGATTCTTGAGCGAACTCAAGCTGAAAATCTCCGCAATTTTAGTCGCACAACACTTTTATTTAATGTTGTGCTTGGGGCTTTTGTGCTGCTTTTAGCTGCTGCAATTGCAGTTTTGTTCCTGTTGCGCCGAGCTGTGATGTTTGAAATCGCAAGTATGGCGAGAAGTCAGCTTAATGAATTAAAAGGTTTGGACAAGCGGATTGCTGAAGCTAATCAAACTGTTCAAGGTATTCTCCTAAAAGCTGAGGAGATAGAAACAGATTTAGAGCGCGAGGAATCAAATTTTCACGAAGAGTTAGCTGTTAAAAAAGAGAAAACATCGAAGTTGTTTTCTCAAGTGCAAGCCGATGTTGGAGAAGAGACGAAATATGGACTCGACAAGCTAAAAAAATCTGAGGTAGAGTTTGGGGCACGGCTTGCTGAAATCCAAGAAAATATTCAAAACCAACAGGATTTAATTCTCCAAAATTTAGAAAAATTATCCTCACAGTTTGCTCCTCAGCTTTTGGATATGCAGTCTGAGGTTCAAGGTCAGAAAAATACAGTCCTGCAAACTATGAAACAGACGGAAGCTGAGTTTGCATCTCAATATTCGGAAATTCAAATTAATGCAGAAAAGCAACAGAATTTAATTCTGCAAAATCTGAAGCAGGCGGAATCTGGCTTGTCGGCTAAATTAGCTGAAATTTCAGTTAATGCCGAAAAACAACAGGATTTAATTCTACAAAATCTCAAACAAGCGCAGTCAGAGCTATCAATTAAATTGGCTCAAATTCCAGTTAATGTGGAAAGGCAACAGGATTTTATTCTGGAAAACTTGAAAAAGCAAGAGTCTGATTTAACCCAGTGTCTAGAAAAACTTAAAGTTGATTCTGAACAAAAAGTGCGGCTGTTCCATGCAGAAGCAATTAAACATCAGGAACGATTAGGGAGAGAAATAACTGCTCAACTTTCAGAATTGCAGTTGGAAATTAAAAAGCAAATGCTGTTGGTGAGCAAGAATTTGAAAGATGTAGAGACAGAGTTTACTACTTTTGTCTCGGATTCCCAAGCTGGTATTAAACAAAATCAGGCTCAAACTTTTCAGGATTTGGAAAATCTCCAGAGTTCTGCAAAGGCTCAATTGTCTACATTAATGTCTGAGATTCAAGGAGGAAAAAATTTAGCTCTACAGAACTTAGAACAACTAGAAACTGAAATTACTGCTGTACTCACGGAGTTGGAAACTCAGGTACAAGCTCGTAAGGATTTAACGATTCAGAATTTAGAGCAATCCCAGGGTGATTTGGTTGCTCAACTTTCAGAAATACTATCGGAAACTCAAACTCATAAAGCTCAAATTTGGCAGGAAATTGCTGATAGTTCGCCGACGACGATCGCAGAGGCGGTAATCCCGGAAGTGACGGTAAAAATTCAAGGTTTAAACGAACAAATTGAAAGGCTGAAATCAAATCACCCTGAATTGTTCTTGAATGTGGAAGACTATATCAATGAGGGAAATAGTTTGTTGTCTCAAGGGCGTTACAATGAGGTAATATCCAATTGCGATCGCGCTTTGGAAATCAAGCAAAATTGCCCTGAGATTTGGTATCAGCGCGGTCTGGCTCAGTGGGAATTGCAGCAGTTTGAAGAGGCAAAGGCTGCTTTCGATCGAGCTATTGAACTGAAAACAGATGATGCCAATATTTGGTATCATCGAGGTATTACCTTAAAAGAATTGCGGCGTTATGAAGCAGCGATCGCAGATTTTAACCAGGTGTTGGAAATTCAGCCGCAGGATAGCAAAGCATGGCTGCACCGAGGATTAGCCTTGGCAAAATTGAAACGTGCGGAAGACGCGATCGCATCCTTTGACAAAGCCATCGAAATCAATCCCGATTACCGCGAAGCGTGGGTAAACCGAGGGGTGGCACTAGGAACGTTACAACAGGAGGAGGAAGCTTTCAAATCCTTCGATCGCGCGGTTCATGTAGAGCCTGATGATGCCGTCGCCTGGTTAAATCGAGGTTTAGCTTTGGGGGTTTTAGAACGATATGAAGAGGCGATCGCTTCTTTCGACAAATCCATAGAATTGAATTATGAGTCTTATAAAGCTTGGAATTCCAGAGGCGAGATATTGGTCAAGCTAGAACGCGATAACGAAGCGATTGAAAGCTTTGACCGCGCGATTAAAATTAAATCAGACTTTGCCAACGCTTATTACAACAAGGCGATTTGTTATGCCTTGCAACAGGAAGTAGACTTGGCAGTTGAAAATCTAGAACACGCGATCGCGCGCAATCCCCAATATCGGATCGAAGCAACAACGGAACCAGATTTTGAGTTCATTGCAGAAGATGACAGATTTTGGGACTTAATTGAAGCAGAATAA
- the ruvC gene encoding crossover junction endodeoxyribonuclease RuvC, with translation MKKRILGLDPGLAILGFGVIDCEIIAGKKDEDYRVSMIDFGVIKTPAGQEMGQRLRTIYDDLNAIIDQFKPDLAVAEKLFFYKMGSAIVVAQARGVLMLVLAQQNVPLVEFTPAQIKLALTGRGNADKYDVQDAVARELELDDIPKPDDAADALAVALTAWFDDDICPKTLSDD, from the coding sequence ATGAAAAAGCGAATTCTAGGATTAGATCCGGGGCTGGCAATTCTAGGATTTGGGGTAATTGATTGTGAAATTATTGCTGGGAAAAAAGATGAAGATTATCGCGTTTCAATGATTGATTTTGGCGTGATTAAAACTCCCGCAGGTCAAGAAATGGGGCAGCGTCTCCGCACTATTTACGATGATTTAAACGCTATAATTGACCAGTTCAAACCGGATTTAGCCGTAGCGGAAAAGTTGTTTTTCTATAAAATGGGGAGTGCCATTGTTGTCGCTCAAGCAAGAGGAGTTTTGATGTTAGTATTAGCTCAGCAAAATGTCCCTTTAGTTGAGTTTACTCCAGCTCAAATTAAACTAGCTTTAACAGGTCGTGGCAATGCTGATAAGTATGATGTACAAGACGCTGTGGCGAGGGAGTTAGAATTAGATGATATTCCTAAACCAGACGATGCTGCTGATGCTTTGGCTGTAGCATTAACCGCTTGGTTTGATGATGATATTTGTCCCAAAACATTATCAGACGATTGA
- the bchI gene encoding magnesium chelatase ATPase subunit I, producing the protein MKDGNKSLEFIVSPTAEAINTQNAGAPPAVSVARRAVFPFTAIVGQEEMKLALLLNVIDPKIGGVMIMGDRGTGKSTTIRALADLLPEIDVVADDPFNSHPSDPELMSDALRERVAQQVEIAIAKKKVPMVDLPLGATEDRVCGTIDIEKALSEGVKAFEPGLLAKANRGILYVDEVNLLDDHLVDVLLDSAASGWNTVEREGISIRHPARFVLVGSGNPEEGELRPQLLDRFGMHAEIRTVKEPTLRVQIVEQRSDFDQNPKEFLEKYEPGQNELQKQLVDAQERLKSVQLDYDLRVKISQVCAELDVDGLRGDIVTNRAAKALAACEGRTEVTVDDIRRVVTLCLRHRLRKDPLESIDSGYKVQKVFGQVFGLEMANS; encoded by the coding sequence ATGAAAGACGGTAATAAAAGTTTAGAGTTTATTGTGAGTCCTACTGCCGAAGCCATTAATACCCAGAATGCGGGTGCGCCGCCTGCTGTTAGCGTTGCCCGCCGCGCTGTTTTTCCCTTCACGGCCATTGTTGGCCAGGAGGAGATGAAACTGGCGCTGCTGTTGAATGTGATTGACCCCAAGATCGGGGGTGTGATGATTATGGGCGATCGCGGTACGGGCAAATCTACTACTATCCGCGCCCTAGCTGACTTGTTGCCAGAAATTGATGTGGTGGCGGATGACCCCTTCAATAGCCATCCTAGCGATCCCGAATTAATGAGCGACGCATTGCGAGAAAGGGTTGCTCAGCAGGTAGAAATTGCGATCGCGAAGAAAAAAGTCCCAATGGTAGATTTGCCTTTGGGCGCTACGGAAGACCGAGTTTGCGGCACTATTGATATTGAAAAAGCTTTATCTGAAGGTGTTAAAGCTTTTGAACCGGGGCTTTTAGCTAAAGCAAATCGCGGCATTCTTTACGTTGATGAAGTCAATTTGCTCGACGATCACTTAGTAGATGTTTTGCTCGACTCGGCAGCAAGTGGCTGGAATACTGTAGAAAGAGAAGGCATTTCTATCCGCCATCCAGCGCGTTTTGTCCTAGTTGGTTCCGGCAACCCAGAAGAAGGAGAATTACGCCCGCAATTGCTGGATAGATTTGGGATGCACGCCGAAATTAGGACTGTAAAAGAGCCTACTTTAAGAGTACAAATTGTGGAGCAACGGTCAGATTTTGACCAAAACCCTAAAGAATTTTTAGAAAAATATGAACCAGGGCAAAATGAGCTACAAAAACAGCTTGTAGATGCTCAGGAAAGGTTAAAATCAGTACAACTTGATTACGATTTGCGCGTAAAAATTTCCCAAGTTTGTGCTGAATTAGATGTGGACGGACTGCGGGGAGATATTGTTACTAATCGGGCGGCAAAAGCTTTGGCAGCTTGTGAAGGTCGGACGGAAGTTACTGTTGATGACATTCGCCGAGTTGTCACTCTTTGTTTGCGGCATCGGTTGCGGAAAGATCCCTTAGAAAGCATCGACTCTGGCTACAAAGTTCAAAAAGTATTCGGTCAAGTTTTTGGTTTGGAAATGGCTAATAGCTAA
- a CDS encoding tetratricopeptide repeat protein, translating to MVTVLGIGDFQYSPNTKYLITNYAALAQIPTERKAEADRLFQQGMQQSLSSQFQAALKSWQQALTIYREIKDPKGEMDALRNLSNTYFQIGNYDRGFEYQQQSLAIEREMKRQQEEGNDGTAIPN from the coding sequence GTGGTAACAGTGTTAGGAATAGGTGATTTTCAATATAGCCCAAATACTAAATATCTAATTACCAATTATGCCGCCTTAGCTCAAATTCCTACGGAACGAAAAGCAGAAGCAGATAGATTGTTCCAGCAAGGTATGCAGCAGTCACTTAGCAGTCAATTTCAGGCTGCATTAAAGTCTTGGCAACAGGCCTTAACCATATATCGGGAGATCAAAGACCCCAAAGGTGAAATGGATGCCCTCAGAAATCTAAGCAATACTTACTTTCAGATTGGTAACTACGATCGAGGTTTTGAGTATCAACAACAGTCTTTGGCAATTGAAAGAGAGATGAAAAGGCAACAAGAGGAAGGTAACGATGGGACTGCAATCCCTAATTAA
- the clpS gene encoding ATP-dependent Clp protease adapter ClpS, with translation MTSSPTIAPDRSSQVTRKPYPNYKVIVLNDDFNTFQHVSECLVKYIPGMTSDRAWKLTNQVHYEGQATVWVGPQEQAELYHMQLSRAGLTMAPLEQA, from the coding sequence ATGACCTCTTCACCTACTATAGCTCCCGACCGGTCTAGTCAAGTTACCCGCAAGCCTTATCCGAATTATAAGGTGATCGTACTCAATGACGATTTTAATACGTTTCAGCACGTTTCTGAATGTCTAGTTAAGTATATTCCAGGGATGACGAGCGATCGCGCCTGGAAACTGACTAATCAAGTCCACTATGAAGGTCAAGCTACTGTTTGGGTTGGCCCTCAAGAGCAGGCAGAACTATATCATATGCAACTCAGTCGCGCTGGGTTGACGATGGCACCGCTAGAGCAAGCTTAA
- a CDS encoding CO2 hydration protein: MVETSVKLTTKLPPSNHEFAEVIHRLEAGGSMLPDTPENLMQIIGIYKAYAVPMDFYWRDLLYIAERVFLDPFPFFKYLIPQEYLDLHNHYAGDDAELRVWRGSATAHPELLAFMEKGATFKMPKLLHHLWHDRINMEFAEECMRSMLWHQGMGGGFNDYLESEEYKANADKAIRAYFKYNPPMMVLYKLFPDMFLEQCRQMSYFSNLGLFWEVMAPVFFEMSDIYDEGGFKGVPDAMNFLVNGIFAVASRPIYHHVYIRGECYEIIPKSKGFTWLHEAALPYVEAVFYRTSPFRGTKSYNAQAKQVPDEQKDFHYGILYADVFPVGTAGIPPTLLMQDMLHFLPPYLVDYYRQHCRGEDDMLIQLGITFQRSMYNVTSAVIQALRTVTSYPLDDPNPANLMANRRFFEAQMDRFKRPEARLRDVQRQDYR; encoded by the coding sequence ATGGTAGAAACTTCTGTTAAACTTACAACAAAATTGCCTCCTTCTAACCATGAATTTGCCGAAGTCATTCACAGATTAGAAGCGGGCGGGTCAATGCTGCCAGATACTCCTGAAAATCTGATGCAAATTATCGGCATTTACAAAGCTTATGCTGTGCCGATGGATTTCTACTGGCGGGATTTACTTTACATCGCTGAGCGTGTATTTTTAGACCCCTTTCCTTTCTTTAAATACTTGATACCGCAGGAGTATTTAGATTTGCACAATCACTATGCTGGTGATGATGCAGAGTTGCGGGTTTGGCGCGGCTCCGCTACAGCACATCCAGAACTTTTGGCATTTATGGAGAAGGGTGCAACCTTCAAAATGCCAAAGTTATTACACCATTTGTGGCACGATCGCATTAACATGGAGTTTGCGGAAGAATGTATGCGCTCGATGCTTTGGCATCAAGGCATGGGTGGAGGATTTAACGATTACCTGGAAAGTGAAGAATACAAGGCAAATGCTGATAAAGCAATTCGGGCTTATTTCAAATACAATCCGCCGATGATGGTGCTCTATAAACTGTTCCCAGATATGTTTTTGGAACAGTGCCGTCAAATGTCTTACTTCTCGAATTTAGGCTTGTTTTGGGAAGTGATGGCTCCCGTTTTCTTTGAGATGTCTGACATCTATGATGAAGGAGGTTTTAAAGGTGTTCCAGATGCGATGAATTTTCTAGTAAATGGGATTTTTGCGGTAGCTAGCCGTCCCATTTACCATCATGTTTATATTCGCGGGGAATGCTACGAAATTATTCCGAAATCAAAGGGTTTTACCTGGCTGCATGAAGCTGCACTTCCTTATGTGGAAGCGGTTTTTTATCGCACATCACCTTTCCGGGGTACAAAATCTTATAATGCTCAGGCAAAACAGGTTCCTGATGAGCAGAAAGATTTCCATTATGGAATTCTTTATGCTGATGTTTTTCCGGTGGGTACTGCGGGGATTCCACCGACATTGTTAATGCAGGATATGCTGCATTTTCTACCGCCTTATTTGGTGGATTACTATCGTCAACATTGCCGGGGTGAGGATGATATGTTAATTCAATTGGGAATTACTTTCCAGCGCTCGATGTACAATGTGACTTCGGCTGTAATTCAAGCTTTGCGGACGGTTACTTCATATCCTTTGGACGATCCAAATCCGGCAAATTTAATGGCTAATCGCCGTTTCTTTGAGGCTCAAATGGATCGATTCAAGCGTCCAGAAGCTCGTTTGCGAGATGTTCAGCGACAGGATTACAGGTAG
- a CDS encoding CDP-alcohol phosphatidyltransferase family protein, translating into MMLKYIPLALVIFRAAIAPFLLWDAIDGKTSIWFIIGYVAGFLSDIFDGVIARRIGASDAQLRQADSWADVCFYLCVFASAWLTHRQILIAFQWPLLAVVFTQLLWWAVNLLKYGKPASYHTYSAKIWGITLFVATIAIFGFDYAGIPLWLTIISALIHTVEEIAMTLLLPEWKHDVLSIFHALRLRRELISPQPNPEN; encoded by the coding sequence ATGATGCTCAAATATATTCCCCTTGCCTTAGTTATCTTTCGTGCTGCAATCGCCCCATTTTTACTCTGGGATGCTATTGACGGCAAAACAAGTATTTGGTTCATCATTGGGTATGTGGCAGGATTTCTTTCTGACATTTTTGATGGCGTTATTGCGCGACGAATTGGTGCTAGCGATGCCCAATTGCGTCAAGCCGATAGCTGGGCAGATGTCTGCTTTTATCTCTGTGTATTCGCTAGTGCTTGGTTGACTCATAGACAAATACTAATTGCGTTTCAGTGGCCGCTACTAGCGGTGGTTTTTACACAGTTATTATGGTGGGCAGTTAACTTGCTGAAATATGGCAAACCCGCCAGCTATCATACCTACTCAGCGAAGATTTGGGGAATAACTCTTTTCGTTGCTACTATAGCGATATTTGGCTTTGACTATGCAGGAATTCCCCTGTGGTTAACGATTATTTCTGCTCTCATTCATACAGTAGAAGAAATTGCTATGACGCTACTGTTACCTGAGTGGAAACACGATGTCTTGAGTATTTTTCACGCCTTGCGGTTACGGCGCGAGTTGATTTCTCCTCAACCAAATCCTGAAAATTAA